The Salicibibacter halophilus DNA window TATCATTATGTTTGTGTCAATTGTAGTCAAGTTTTAGACCTTATAGGGAAAATAGGTCATTATCAAAGGGGTGCTCCATATCTTTTTCGTGTTTATCTTTGACTGAATAGTATTTGATAGCAACTATCTAGCGTCGACTTAAATGTATCGTCGATCCTTATGTTTTATATTCGCATATCAATTTTCCAAAAAAAGCATGAAATATGATTGAAAGAAGCATTATAAGGGAAAGTAGGAAATATGAGATGACATAGCCCTGAGGAGGTTTTTTCATGGGAATGAATGTTACACAGAAATTGATCAGCGATCACCTTGTTTCCGGAGAAATGAAGCAAGGCGAAGAGATCGGATTGAAAATTGATCAGACGTTAACGCAAGACGCGACGGGGACGCTGGTCATGCTCGAGCTTGAAGCGATGGGCATTGATCAGGTGAAAACGGAAGTATCGGCCCAGTATGTCGACCACAATTTAATTCAGGAAGACCATAAAAATCCCGATGACCATCTATTTTTGCAAAGCGCGACCCAAAGGTTCGGGATCCACTTCAGCAAAGCCGGAAATGGAGTGAGCCACCCGGTGCACATGCAACGGCTCGGCAAGCCCGGGAAAACACTTTTAGGCTCGGATAGCCATACGTGTGCGGCCGGTTCGCTCGGGATGCTCGCCATCGGTGCCGGCGGGATGGAAGTCGCCCTGGCCGCGGCCGGGAAACCCTTTTATGTAAAAATGCCACAAGTATGGGGCGTGAAGCTTACCAGCGATTTGCCGGATTGGGTGAGCGCGAAAGATGTGATCCTGGAATTATTGCGTCGCCACGATGTTAAAGGCGGCAGCAATAAAATCATTGAGTATTATGGTCCCGGCGTGAAAAAGCTTTCGGCGATGGATCGTCACGTGATCGCCAACATGGGAGCGGAACTCGGGGCAACGACGTCTGTCTTTCCATCGGATGAAAAAGTCAAAGACTTTTTGACGGCCGAAAAACGTGGAGATGACTGGACTGCGCTGGAGGCAGATGCGGATGCCACGTATGACATTGATGAAGAGATCAACATGTCTGAATTGGAGCCGCTGATTGCGAAGCCATCCAGTCCTGGCAATGTCGTTCCGGTTCGCGAAGTCGCGGGTGAACCCGTTTATCAAACGTATATCGGGTCATCAGCCAATCCGGGCTATCGCGATTTCGCGATTGTGGCGCAAATCGTTAAAGGACGGACAATCGCCGAGGGTGTGTCACTTGATGTGAACCCGTCATCACGGCAGACGTTATCGGACCTTATCAAAACGGAGAATCTATTTCATTTGATTGATGCTGGCGGACGCTTGCACCAGGCCGGTTGCAATGGTTGTATCGGTATGGGGCAGGCGCCTGCATCCGGAAGGAACAGCTTGCGTACGGTTCCGCGGAATTTCCCCGGACGTTCGGGGACGAGAGAGGACAGTGTCTTTTTATGCAGTCCCGAAGTAGCGGCAGCAGCTGCATTAACCGGAAAGATCACCGATCCGCGTGATCTTGATATGGATTATCCGACGGTTGATACACCGGAGCCGACCATCAACAATGACTTGCTGGATGAACCGCTTCCGCTCGAGCAAGCGCGGCAGGTCACGATTGAAAAAGGACCGAACATCGCCTCGATCCCGGATTTTGACAGCCTCCCGGATGAACTGGAAATACCGGTCGGACTTAAAGTCGGCGACAACATTTCCACTGATGAAATTCTTGCCGGCGGCGGACGGGTACTTCCTTACCGCAGCAATCTTCCGGA harbors:
- a CDS encoding aconitate hydratase produces the protein MGMNVTQKLISDHLVSGEMKQGEEIGLKIDQTLTQDATGTLVMLELEAMGIDQVKTEVSAQYVDHNLIQEDHKNPDDHLFLQSATQRFGIHFSKAGNGVSHPVHMQRLGKPGKTLLGSDSHTCAAGSLGMLAIGAGGMEVALAAAGKPFYVKMPQVWGVKLTSDLPDWVSAKDVILELLRRHDVKGGSNKIIEYYGPGVKKLSAMDRHVIANMGAELGATTSVFPSDEKVKDFLTAEKRGDDWTALEADADATYDIDEEINMSELEPLIAKPSSPGNVVPVREVAGEPVYQTYIGSSANPGYRDFAIVAQIVKGRTIAEGVSLDVNPSSRQTLSDLIKTENLFHLIDAGGRLHQAGCNGCIGMGQAPASGRNSLRTVPRNFPGRSGTREDSVFLCSPEVAAAAALTGKITDPRDLDMDYPTVDTPEPTINNDLLDEPLPLEQARQVTIEKGPNIASIPDFDSLPDELEIPVGLKVGDNISTDEILAGGGRVLPYRSNLPEISKFTFEKVDESYYDRAMELKEKEGGHAVIGGSNYGQGSSREHAALAPRFLGLRVVIAKDIARIHWQNLPNFGVLPLTFVNEADHDKIQHGDVLKLTNLRESIQQSNKINVEVNGKETIQTQHALSDRQIEIMLEGGLINWVKKGEVTN